A genomic stretch from Arachis stenosperma cultivar V10309 chromosome 3, arast.V10309.gnm1.PFL2, whole genome shotgun sequence includes:
- the LOC130970742 gene encoding internal alternative NAD(P)H-ubiquinone oxidoreductase A1, mitochondrial-like has product MALARIARANLRRSEGTFGNYAPEMNVLSEGRAYTSTFSSTSPYYHVNSKAGDDLSYNPSIKEQNWMNFSMRGISATPYYQHPSASTERVLEESDSELEHDESRYAGLEATKPGEKPRVVVLGTGWAACRFLKGLDTRIYDVVCISPRNHMVFTPLLASTCVGTLEFRSVAEPVSRIQNALSNGPSSYFFLASCTSIDTNKHEVYCEAVNNGGLPREPYQFKVAYDKLVIAAGSEPLTFGIKGVKEHAFFLREVNHAQEIRKRLLLNLMLSENPGISEEEKKRLLHCVVIGGGPTGVEFSGELSDFIMGDVHKRYTHVKDYIRVTLIEANEILSSFDVSLRKYAIRHLTKSGVHLMKGVVKEVHPKRVVLSDGTEVPYGLLVWSTGVGPSEFVKTLNLPKSPGGRIGVDEWLRVPSVEDVFALGDCAGFLEQTERPVLPALAQVAEREGKFLVELFNKMGKQNGGKAFSAKSIPLGDPFVYTHLGSMASVGGYKALVDLRQSKDSKGVSLAGFVSWLVWRSAYLTRVLSWRNRFYVAVNWATTLVFGRDNSKI; this is encoded by the exons ATGGCATTGGCAAGAATTGCTAGGGCCAACCTGAGAAGATCAGAGGGTACTTTTGGCAATTATGCACCTGAGATGAACGTACTGTCTGAGGGAAGAGCATACACAAGCACATTCTCATCAACATCACCTTATTACCATGTAAATTCCAAGGCAGGTGACGATCTTTCATATAATCCAAGCATTAAGGAACAGAACTGGATGAATTTCTCAATGAGGGGAATATCAGCAACTCCTTATTATCAGCATCCTTCTGCCAGTACAGAGAGGGTTCTGGAGGAGTCCGATTCGGAGCTGGAACATGATGAGTCAAGATATGCAGGACTAGAGGCAACAAAGCCAGGTGAGAAGCCAAGGGTGGTTGTTCTTGGAACAGGTTGGGCTGCTTGCAGGTTCTTGAAAGGGCTAGACACCAGAATCTATGATGTTGTGTGTATATCACCTAGGAACCATATGGTCTTCACTCCTTTGCTGGCTTCAACATGTGTTGGAACACTTGAATTCAGGTCTGTTGCTGAGCCTGTCAGCAGAATACAGAATGCACTGTCAAATGGCCCCAGTTCCTACTTCTTTCTGGCTTCTTGCACTAGCATTGACACAAACAAGCATGAG GTGTACTGTGAGGCAGTTAATAATGGTGGATTACCTAGGGAGCCTTACCAGTTTAAAGTGGCATATGACAAGCTTGTGATTGCAGCCGGATCTGAGCCTTTGACTTTTGGTATCAAGGGAGTGAAGGAGCATGCATTTTTCCTTCGTGAAGTAAACCATGCTCAAGAAATTCGGAAAAGACTTCTCCTCAACCTTATGCTTTCTGAAAATCCTG GCAtatcagaagaagaaaagaagcgACTTTTGCATTGTGTAGTTATTGGTGGTGGTCCTACAGGAGTGGAATTCAGCGGTGAATTGAGTGATTTCATCATGGGAGATGTTCATAAGCGCTATACTCATGTTAAAGATTACATTCGTGTCACACTCATCGAG GCAAACGAGATATTGTCATCCTTTGATGTTAGCCTACGAAAATATGCTATAAGGCACTTAACAAAG AGTGGGGTTCATCTAATGAAGGGTGTTGTGAAGGAGGTTCATCCAAAAAGAGTAGTTCTGAGTGATGGAACTGAAGTTCCTTATGGCCTATTGGTATGGTCCACAGGGGTTGGACCTTCTGAGTTTGTGAAGACACTGAACCTTCCCAAGTCTCCCGGTGGGAG GATTGGTGTGGATGAATGGCTGCGTGTACCTTCTGTAGAAGATGTGTTCGCCCTTGGGGATTGTGCTGGTTTTCTTGAACAAACTGAAAGGCCTGTGCTTCCAGCTCTAGCTCAG GTAGCTGAAAGGGAAGGGAAGTTCCTAGTGGAGTTATTCAACAAGATGGGAAAACAAAATGGAGGGAAGGCTTTCTCTGCTAAGAGCATCCCTCTTGGAGACCCTTTTGTGTACACTCATCTTGGCAGCATGGCATCAGTAGGAGGCTATAAAGCCCTCGTTGACCTGCGCCAGTCAAAG GATTCAAAGGGGGTCTCACTGGCTGGTTTTGTCAGCTGGCTAGTATGGCGTTCTGCTTACCTGACACGTGTACTAAGCTGGAGGAACAGGTTTTACGTGGCAGTCAACTGGGCAACCACATTGGTCTTTGGCAGAGACAATAGCAAGATCTAA